One part of the Vicia villosa cultivar HV-30 ecotype Madison, WI linkage group LG6, Vvil1.0, whole genome shotgun sequence genome encodes these proteins:
- the LOC131614224 gene encoding uncharacterized mitochondrial protein AtMg00810-like: MSDLGLLQHFLGIEVYQDEYAVFICRKRYAESILKKFGMNGCKPVDIPLVVNEKLKKEYGGRLVDASMYISLVGSLFYLTATRPDLMFAASLLSRFMSKQSHLHLGAAKRVISVGYGVISCCSKKQDTVAQSSAEEDYLAAGLATQ, encoded by the exons ATGAGCGATCTTGGCTTGCTGCAACATTTTCTTGGTATTGAGGTTTACCAAGATGAATATGCAGTTTTTATTTGTCGAAAGAGATATGCTGAAAgtattttgaaaaagtttggaATGAATGGCTGCAAACCTGTTGATATTCCTTTAGTggttaatgaaaaattaaagaagGAATATGGTGGAAGATTAGTAGATGCAAGCATGTATATAAGTTTGGTTGGAAGCTTGTTTTATCTAACAGCTACACGACCCGACTTAATGTTCGCTGCTAGTTTACTCtcaaggttcatgagtaaacaaAGTCATTTACATCTTGGAGCAGCAAAAAGAGTTATAAG CGTGGGTTATGGAGTAATTTCTTGTTGTTCGAAAAAACAAGACACTGTAGCGCAATCTTCAGCTGAAGAAGATTATTTGGCAGCTGGTTTGGCTACACAATAA